GAGCTGTTCGAGCGGTTCTTCCGCCGCCGCAATCCGCGAGAGGAAGGACGCGCGGCCGGGTCGGGCGTGATCGTGGACGCGCGCGGCTACATCGTGACCAACAACCACGTGGTGGAGAACGCCACCGAGATCGAGGTGCGGCTCTCCGACGGCCACAAGTTCAAGGCGACCCTGGTGGGCCGCGACGGGAGGACCGACCTCGCGGTGCTCCGCATCGAGAACCCGCCCGGCCCGCTCCCGGTCGCCGAGCTGGGTGACTCCGACCGTCTGCGGGTGGGGCAGTGGGCCATCGCGATCGGCAACCCGTTCGGCCTGGACCGCACCGTGACCGCCGGGATCATCTCGGCCACCGGCCGCACCCACGTGGGGGTCGCGACCTACGAGGCGTTCATCCAGACCGACGCGTCGATCAACCCCGGCAACTCGGGGGGCCCGCTGCTGAACCTCGACGGGCGCGTGGTCGGCATCAACACCGCCATCGTCTCGAGCGGGCAGGGCATCGGCTTCGCGATCCCGATCAACATGGCACGCGACATCACGACGCAGCTCATCGCGCGCGGCCGCGTCGTCCGCGGCTGGCTGGGGGTGGTCATCCAGGACCTGACCGCCGAGCTGGCCGCCGGGTTCGGGGTCAAGGAGGACGCGGGCGTGCTGGTGGCCGAGGTGATGAAGGACGGCCCGGCCGCGGCGGGCGGTCTGCGGCCGGGTGACATCATCGTCGAGTTCGGCGGCACCGCCATCAAGGACGTGCCGGATCTTCAGAAGCGGGTGGCCGCGATCGAGCCGGGCAAGCCGGCGCCGCTCACCGTGGTGCGCGACCGCAAGAACGTCACCCTGAGCGTGAAGGTGGGCGAGCAGCCGAGCGAGGAGGCGCTGGCCGCGGCGGAGAGCGGCGACGACATCCTGGGGCTCTCGGTCGAGCCGCTGACGCCCGACACCGCGCGGCAGTATCGCCTCTCGGCCCGGAGCGGTCTGCTGGTGACCGAGGTCGCCCCGGACAGCCCGGGCGCCGCGGCGGGCATCAAGCCGGGTGACGCCATCATCGAGGTCAGCCGCCGGCCGGTGAGCGATCCTGCCGTCTTCAGGCAGATCGTGGCCGCGCTGAAGCCGGGCGAGTCGGTGCCGGTGTATCTCCAGCGAGGCGGTGGCCGGAACGAGTACGTGATGCTGACCGCTCCGAAGCCCTGACGAAAATCGCTTGACAGTTCTCGCGCCGCTCCCTATGGTGCCGCTCACTGTCCGGGGATGGAAGGAGAGCGCGCGTGAAGGGTCAGCAGTGTCTACGGAAGGACACGGCCGAGCCGGGTGACGGGGCCGCGGCCTACCGACCCCGCCCGGTGGTGCTGGCGATCGACGACGAGCCGGGCGTCCGCGAATCCCTCCAGCTCATCCTGCAGGACGAGTTCGAGGTGCTCGAGGCCGCGGATGGCCCCTCCGCGCTCGCGGTGCTGGCGGAGCGGCAGGTGGACGTGGCCCTGCTGGACGTCCGCATGCCGGGGGAACCGGGCTCCAAGGTGCTGCCCAGGATCCTCGCCATCGACGACTCGATCCCGGTCATCCTGATCACCGCCGATCCGCACCTGCGGATGGCGGTCGACGCGATGAAGGCCGGCGCCTACGACTACGTGGCCAAGCCCTACGACGTCGACGAGATCCTGACCCTCGTGCGCCAGGCTGCCCAGCAGCGCGGCCTGGAGCGCGAGGTACGCTACCTGCGCGCCGAGCTGGACCGGGCTCACGGCTTCGATCAGCTGGTGGGCCGCCACCCGCGCATGGTGCGCCTGTACGAGACGATCGCTCGGATCGCCCAGACCCCGGCCACCGTGCTGATCACCGCGGAGAGCGGCACCGGCAAGGAGCTGGTGGCGCGCGCCATCCACAATCAGAGCCCCCGCCGGGCGCAGCCGTTCGTGGCCGTGAATCTGGCCGCGATCCCGGACACCCTGCTCGAGTCGGAGCTGTTCGGCCACGAGAAGGGCGCCTTCACCGGCGCGCACTCGCGCAAGCTGGGCAAGTTCGAGCTGGCCCACGGCGGCACGCTCTTCCTCGACGAGGTCGGCAGCCTCCGCATCGACCTGCAGGCCAAGCTGCTGCGTGCGCTCCAGGAGCGCGAGATCGAGCATCTGGGCGGGACCCGCACCATCCAGGTCGACGTGCGCGTGATCGCCGCGACCAACACCGATCTGCGCCAGGCGATCCGGGCCCGGACGTTCCGCGAGGATTTGTACTACCGGCTACACGTGGTGCCGATCACGGTGCCGCCGCTGCGGGAGCGGAAGAGCGATCTGCCGGACCTCGCCGCGCACTTCATCCGCAAGTACGCCCAGGAGTTCAAGAAGGACGTGCGCGGCGTCTCGCGCGGGGCCCTGGTGGCCCTGGACGCCTACGACTGGCCCGGCAACGTGCGCGAGCTGGAGAACATCATCGAGCGCAGCGTGGCCCTCGCCACGCGGCCGGTGATCCGGCTGGACGACCTGCCGCTCGATCTGGCCATCAACGAGGTGGCTCCGGGGCGCGGCGAGACCGACGCGGCGCCGCTCAGCCTGAAGGAGGCCCGCGATCGCTTCGAGCAGGCCTACGTGCTGCGCGCTCTCGAGCGC
The Candidatus Methylomirabilota bacterium DNA segment above includes these coding regions:
- a CDS encoding sigma-54 dependent transcriptional regulator, translated to MKGQQCLRKDTAEPGDGAAAYRPRPVVLAIDDEPGVRESLQLILQDEFEVLEAADGPSALAVLAERQVDVALLDVRMPGEPGSKVLPRILAIDDSIPVILITADPHLRMAVDAMKAGAYDYVAKPYDVDEILTLVRQAAQQRGLEREVRYLRAELDRAHGFDQLVGRHPRMVRLYETIARIAQTPATVLITAESGTGKELVARAIHNQSPRRAQPFVAVNLAAIPDTLLESELFGHEKGAFTGAHSRKLGKFELAHGGTLFLDEVGSLRIDLQAKLLRALQEREIEHLGGTRTIQVDVRVIAATNTDLRQAIRARTFREDLYYRLHVVPITVPPLRERKSDLPDLAAHFIRKYAQEFKKDVRGVSRGALVALDAYDWPGNVRELENIIERSVALATRPVIRLDDLPLDLAINEVAPGRGETDAAPLSLKEARDRFEQAYVLRALEREDWNQSRAAKGLGVHRNTLIARLGAWGIKRDRSATSIRPAAREGA
- a CDS encoding DegQ family serine endoprotease — encoded protein: MMISRRASTWMLVVSAIVGLLAPTASAQPRDAPPAPPLPAPDSQRLLRALEDAFVSVADRATPSVVNVSVKVKREAQPEAGPSPETEERFKEFFGPELFERFFRRRNPREEGRAAGSGVIVDARGYIVTNNHVVENATEIEVRLSDGHKFKATLVGRDGRTDLAVLRIENPPGPLPVAELGDSDRLRVGQWAIAIGNPFGLDRTVTAGIISATGRTHVGVATYEAFIQTDASINPGNSGGPLLNLDGRVVGINTAIVSSGQGIGFAIPINMARDITTQLIARGRVVRGWLGVVIQDLTAELAAGFGVKEDAGVLVAEVMKDGPAAAGGLRPGDIIVEFGGTAIKDVPDLQKRVAAIEPGKPAPLTVVRDRKNVTLSVKVGEQPSEEALAAAESGDDILGLSVEPLTPDTARQYRLSARSGLLVTEVAPDSPGAAAGIKPGDAIIEVSRRPVSDPAVFRQIVAALKPGESVPVYLQRGGGRNEYVMLTAPKP